The sequence below is a genomic window from Pongo abelii isolate AG06213 chromosome 12, NHGRI_mPonAbe1-v2.0_pri, whole genome shotgun sequence.
GTAGTCCCTTCTTGATTTTGATGCTGAAAGGCAAAACAGAAGCCAGAGCAGCGGACTGAAAGCGTATGGGTCTTACTGTCTGGGAAGCCTAAAGACACAAATGCTCATGGGGTAGCGCTGctgaaaggcagcagcccctgcacctggcacaGAACATGCTGAGCTTTCTGCCACATCGCCAATGCAGAAAGGTGCCTGTTTATCCTGGCAGGGTCTATCCTCTGGCTCCAGCGTTTGCTTACTCCAGGGAAAAATGAGACCACCTGAACAAAAAAACCACGACAATTAAAACCCAAACCCAAactcaaggatgtggagaaactggaaccctcacacACCACATCATTGGTGGGGAGTCAACATGGAATAGCCATTTTAGAAAACTGTCTGGCGGGGCCTCAAAACGTCGAACAGAGTTACCATAGAACCCAGCGAGTCCACACCTAGCTATACAGCCCAGATCGCTGAGAACACATAGACAGAAACGCCTGTGTATGaatgttcacagtagcattactcacaacagccaaaaggtagaaacagccctaatgtccaccaactgatgaatgaataaaaagcagAAGTAATTTGCTTCTGTCCATTTCAGGGTAACTGGGACTGGACTCTCTTGATGTGAACAACTGCAACATTGCTCAGAAGAAATCTAACAACTGTTGCCTTCAGACACAGCAAAGGACTGTGACCCGACAGAAGGAAAACATAAGTTGAACTCTTGAACCCAATGGCACTTTTTGGACCACAATGCAGGAGGAGAATCCTAAGCAGGGTTTGGGACGTCAAGGAGGTTAAGGCGGACGGGCTGACGAGGTTGAGACTGTACTCAAATATGCTTTCCCAACATTCTTATTTTGCTAAATTATTAACAACAATGGGAGACACAGAAAGTGTGAGAGTGTACGTGTGAGAAAGAATATACAACATTATCTCTATATAATAAGTTCCACCTACATAATCCTTTGTGGTTTATTCTAAAAACCCAGCTACAATTTATAACATAACTTACTAGAAAATGGTTTTGGAACCTACTTACAAACTGGATAATTCTTATATCCAGAGATCTAGAAAGAAGGGAGCTAAGCAGAGAAAGGGCTTGTGTGGGAGCCCTTGAGTTTACTGCTGATCACTCAGCTGTATGTGCAGAGGGTGCAGCTCTGAAGACAGGAAAGGTTGGGGTGCTATAAGCTGACAAGCCCAGAGCTCACACAGGGCTGCGGGGTGTTGAGTGTGGGTCTGCCATGGACAGGGTGCTGTGAGCTGGCAAGCCCAGAGCTCACACGGGGCTGAAGGGTGCTGAGTGTGGGTCTGTCATGTTTAGTGCTCTCACTGAACAGAAGGGGAATTCAGTATAGACTTCAGAAAGGTTACCCAAAAGTAGAAGCTACTGCTCTAAAGTCATTCtaaaaagtctaaaaacaaacaTGAAACTAAATCTGTAAATAAGTTATTTGCTTGTCAGAATAAAGGGCaagtctttccaaaggaagatgaAAAAGCTAGACACACAATCTGAAATCCACAATGTCCACCttctaataaaaaattactagacatgtAAAACATGTGTCCCATAACTAagaaaaaagtacataaaaatagATGCAGATATTACATAGATAATGGAACTTTCAgataagaacttttttttcttaaagaggccTACGTTGCGCAGACtggcctcacactcctgggctccagtgattctcctgcttcagcctcttgagcagctgtgactatgggcacatgccagcacacctggctcaGAAGACAACTTTAAGGTGCCTCTTATAAATGTTCTCAAGAGTTTAAAGTAAAGCttgaaaatgataaaagaaaaatgatacaaaaaagaaccaaataaaaattccagacataaaaaacacagaaaagtcaCTTAACAGGATTAGCTGCAAACTAAAAAGTCCGAAGAAAAGATAAGTGAACTTACGGACAGCGACAGAAATTCTAAACTTaactacaaagagaaaaagactgaaaaataaaaacaataacaaaaacagatCCTCGGTAACTTCTGTGGCAATATTAAGCAGTATGTATACTTGGAGTTTCCAGGAgtaggagagagaaaaaacacaaaaaatacctGAAGAAATAATGACCCCAAATTTCCCCAAATTGACAAAAATGATAAAGTCTCAGATCCAATGAATGCCGAGCAAGATAAACATAAATCCCATGTGAAGGTACATCAGAACCCAACTGCTGAAAAAACAGGGATAAATTGTAAAAGCACccagaagaaaaatatacaattagGTACAGAGGAGCAAGGATAAGAATTACTacagacttctcatcagaaactatgcAAGTCAAAAGACAGTGGGATGACATCTTACAaggtctgaaaagaaaaaaaaaaacttgtcaacctagaattctacatGCTGTAAACATGTTGTATATTTGGCAAAAATAACCTTTAATAACGaagatgaggctgggcatggtggctcatgcctgtaatcccagcactttgggaggccaaggtgggcagatcacttgaggtcatgagttcaagaccagcctggccaatgtggtgaagccctgtctctactaaaaatacaagaactagccaggcacggtggctcactcctgtcattccagcactttgggaagctgaggtgagcacatcacttgatgtcaggagtttgagaccagcctgaccaacatggtggaaccatgtgtctactaaaataacaaaaattagctgggtgtcgtggtgcatgcctataatcccagctactcaggaggctgaggcaggggaattgcttgagcctgggaggtggaggttggagtgagctgagattgtgccactgcactccagccttagtgacagagtgagactgtgtctcaagaaaaaaaaaaaaaaattagctggatgtgggggtgtgtgcctgtagtcccagctactttggagggtgaggcatgagaatcacttaaacctgggaggcggaggttgcagtgagctgtgattgtgaaactgtactccagcctgggtgacagagcaagattctgtctcaaaaaaaaaaaaaaaaaagtaataattttgaaACTAATAAAAGCTGCGAGAATCTGTAGCTTGTACATCTGCAccccaaaattaaaatttctgccCTTCAAAAGACACctaagaaaatgcaaaaacaaggcacagaatagtaaaaaaaaaaaattgcaacacaTCTATTATGTATGATAGCTAATTTCCAACCAGGATATTTACAGAATTCTTAAAACACAGTAACAACAAGACAAACATCCAAAGTTTGAAAGATGGAGAAAACATTTGAAGAGATACTTtataaagatatacaaatagcctaTATATCAAAGGATTAATATATCAGATCCTATGTATCAAGTAGCCTGTATAACCtcggtcatcagagaaatgcaaaaatcaaaaaAAGTTCACTATACCCTGGATATAAAATAATTGgagctctcatacattgctgacgGAAACATGAAATACTGTGCCCACTTTGGAAACTGTTCCATTTCTTATAGAGCTAAATGCACATTTATCATAAGCCCCAGAAAGTATACGATCAAGTTTTTACCCAAGAGAAACgaaaatatgtccacacaaaagacTGTATTCAAATAATTTGCTTTCCCAACATTCTTATTTTGCTAAATTACTAATAACGGgagagagtgtgagtgtgtgtgtgacagaataTACAACATTATCTCTCTATAGTAAGTTCCACCTAGAGAGCCCTTTGTGGCTTATTCTAAAAACTCACCTACGATTTATAACATAATTTACTAGAAAATGGGTTTTGAACCTACTTACAAGCTGGATAATTCTTACATACGCAGCAGTGGGAATTTAGTTATCAGCAAAGGCTCAAGGCTGGCAGTAATTATGGATTCCAGATTCAAGACTTTTGGTGCTGGAAGGACTCACTGGAGGAGACTCTCAGCCACCCACTCATCTCTGATCTccccccccttttcttttttttttaacctcagacAAAGTGCTGCTCTGTTGCacagggtggaatgcaatggtgccatctcagctcactgcaacctctgcttcctgggttcaagtgattctcctgcctcagcctcccaagtagctgggactacaggcgtgcaccaccacgtccggctattttttgtatttttagtagagacggggtttcactgtgttagccagggtggtcttgatctcctgacctcatgatccacccacctcggcctcccaaagtgctgggattacaggtgttagccaccatgcccggtcctcTCCTTCTCCTAGTAACAGAACTTCGGTTTTGCCTGAGCACATGGCCACCTACCTAAAGACTATTTTCAGCCTTCCTTGCATCTTGGTGTGGCCAAGTGACTAAACCCTAGGTAGTGGGATGTGAGTGGACACACTGTCTTCCAGATGACGTATCTTAAAAGGAATACTGCAGAGCTCTCCAGCCTCTCCCTCTTCCAGATGGCTGGAAGACAGCAATGGGAAAAAGCTTCCTGGACTTGGTTGAGGAAGGTAGAGTCAATCCACAGCGCTGGCCCACATATCTCCAAAGTGTTCTACCACCTGGAAATAAAACATGTATCCTATTCCAGCCACCATACCTTTGGCTTTCTTTGTTAAAGCAGCTGAGCCTACAGTCTAACTGACAGACTTACCAAAacctttcattttacagagaagaaaatagagCCACAGATGTTCAATGAATTCCCTTAGGTTACACAGGTTATTGGCAAAGCAACAATTTGAAACCAGTTCTTCTAATTCAAGGCTCTTCCTAAGCTCACATACTGATCAGGGATATGTCTATGTATCAGGCAACTTCTGGGACCCTGGAGAAGACTCAGCTACTCATTCTTTATGGAACACTAAAATTAAGCCATTTGatttccagttctttttttttttttttaatgtgggtaaatagaaaaggcattttatttttaaattttagaaaatttagttgacaaatacaaattatatatattcaaggTATATAACGTGATCATTTGTTATAAGTAGACATAGTGTACTGAATTCCAAAGTTGAAATAATTAACACAACCATCACTACCCATagttactgtgtgtgtgtatatgtgtgagggTGGTGAGGACACTTAAAATCTGCTCTCatcaaatttcaagtaaacaacgCAGTATTACTACCTACAGTCACCATGTTAAATGTACATTCCATCCCCAGCATTCCTTCCTCTTGCATAAATGAAGCTCTGTACCCTTTGAGTAACAACTCCCCATGCCCCTCACACCCCCAGGCCCCAGCTTCTATGAGTCTGACTTCtgtagattccacatgtaaatgAGATCACGTGGTATTCACCattttgtctggcttatttcacttaacctaatgtCCACCAGGTGCATGCATATAGTCACAAATGGCAAGGTTTCCCCTTGTTTTTAAGGACTAAAtagaattccattgtgtatattttcttttctttaaaaacttttgttttttaaaaagagacaggtCTTATACTCTGttatccatgctggagtgcagtggtgcaatcatagctcattgcagctttgaacACCatggctcaagtgagcctcctgcctcagcctcctgagaagtttGGATTATGGGCGCGAGCCACTACATACCAAATTTTCTCTGTCCTCTCACCTgtcgatgggcacttaggttgattccctgtctGGGCTACTGTGAAGAATTCTGCAGTGAGCATGGAGTGCAGGCATCTCTCTGAGCTCccgatttcaattcctttggatacatacccagaatGGGGGACTGTTAGAtcacatggtagctctatttttaactttttagggcacctccataatgttttccataatggctgtattaatttacattcccaccaacagtgtacaagggtccctttctccacaccctcaccaactcTTGCTGTCTCCAGAGTTTTTGGTTAATGgccatgatatctcattgtgatttggatttgcatttccctgataattagtgctGTTGCTAGTTCTTTGATTTAAACAGAAATCCTTCTGTGAGAAATACAATTAGTCGTTTTCTATGGTAGGGAGAAATACAACATAAGACGAACAGGCCAGAACTAAGGCAAACAGGACCTGTGTTCTGGCACTGGCTCTGCAGTGTACTGGCTGCACTATCTAGGGTAAACACGCCCACGGGAATCTGCCTGGACCTCTACTGAGCCACAGGGCACTGAAAGTATCCATTTGCAGGTCTGCCTTCCCTTGTCTAGGCCATCTGTCCTGGTCTGGGCTGGCGGGTGTGCATCACACCCTCCTTTGTGTCAAGAGGAGAGAGGATGCCTGGGACATGGCAGGCTTGCTGGTGAATGCACAAGTCATTCGGATCTGTTTCCTCATCATAAAAGGAGAAACTGGACTGGATCAGAGACCTTTCAGCTTTTTTGAGGAACAGGTGTTTTCCATTCCTTGAAAGCTTTGAGCTCGTTGCAAGGTATTGAGTACTCTTAGCCCTACTCACTAAATGTCATATGCTCACGCCAGCCCTTTTGTCAACCAAAGTGAAACACCTCTGCCCATTTCCAAATGTACCTAAGACCCTTGGACTCCAGCACCCAGTCGGGAAGCAATAGGTTAAGTCTTTCCTGTGGCAGCCTTCAGATTTCCTCTGAGTTACAGTCAGAGGAAGAAGCAAACGGCAAGGCAAGCAATAGAGGGTTTGAAAGAAAGTGCTAAAGGCCAGACCCACAGATGTTAAAAGGAATTTCACAGCAGAGAGGACAAAGATCCCGAGAGAGGCGGGAAGAAACATGGAGCAGAACGCGAAAGCCATCTTGGGGGTACAGGGTACAGAGACAACACCAGGGAGTGGGAAAACAGGTAAGGATTCAGTGACAAATAAATCCAGTCCCACACATCCAAATACCCCTGACATCAGAGTCCGGAATTGGTATTCATTAAAAAGATGCTGCAAAGGTTAAATTATACTCAGTGTATTCTGCCTAAGAGGGTAGAGAAGGATGCCTTGACCAATGCCTGGTCAAGAGTAAGCACACAATAAATACAGTAAATGAATATTAGTAAATTAGTCAATGAATATTCTGGAAAGACTGCCATGTAAAATACCCAAAATATGGATGTCTATAGGCTTACACTTCAGTTATCTGAAAAAATTAATTGGCATCATTTCTCTAGCATGTCACTTTTCTTTTCCTAGAGAATTCACCACTCCTAGGTCTCAGCCATCTATCAATTCAATAAAAACAGTCACGGTCATACAACTGGCTTATTGGCTTACCTACTTGTGTTcaggagtgggagtggagtgggtaaGTGGGTTCAGGAGTGGGTAAGTGGTTGCACTAAAGTGGGCTGTAGGTCCTTCTTTCAGTTTCAGGAAGACAGACATGCACAGGATCTGAGGCCAGTAAACTGGGAGGTGGGGCGCCCCACCACGTACAGTGCCATATGGAAACTACTAATCCTGTCCCACAATTTGGTTGCAATAAACTAAAACTGACATGCATATGATTTAATctgatacatatgtatacatatatttataaaaattttatcatACTATGCATGCTACATGCTATCTTCTGTCCTGATTTTCAAATTTAACAGTATGAGATGAACCTCattaaatattctgttttatatcttttctaaaaataggttccacaatttatttatattattattcacCAATGATCAGAGGAAGATTTTATTACTTAGAGCACTTTTAGGTTTGCTGCAAAATTAAGCAGGGTATAGAGATCATCCATATATTGCccgtccacacacacacacacacacacacacacacacacacacacacacacacacagagtcttcCCCATGATCAACACACCTCGCCAGAGTGGTCCACCTATTACAACTGATGAATCTACACGGACGCATCATTGTCACCCTACATCCACAGCTTACATTAGGGCAGTCTCTTGGTGTGGTACATTCCATGGGTttggtaaaataaataacatgtacCCAGCATTAAAGTGTCACACACAATAGTTTCATTGCCTTAAAATCCTCTATGTTCCACCTGTTCATCCCCTCCTCCCCCTAACCCCTGGCATCATTTTAAACTTACATGAATATTCCATTGTAAAGATGAGGTGAGTCAAATGTATTCAAGCCTCCTAATAACGGGCTTTTAGATTATTTCAGATTCTTTGCAATTACAAACCACCCTGATAGACATCTCAACAGCTGGTATCTGTATACAAGTATGATTATGTCCTCACAATACATTCCtaagagtggaatttctgggtcaaaggATATGCACATTTTGATACGCATTTCAAAATTTACTTAAATATGTTTGTACTGATTTTGGTCCCATCTGGGCTGCCTTAGAGAGGCTATTTTCCCACACTTCAACAGACAGTAAATCATGACTGATAGATGGAAACGGAAATGACTTGAGTGTGATGgcggcaggaggcagacaaatcctaggcagacaggggcgGTCCCCGGTGAAACCTGACTGTGGAactgaagacagtttaaagcctagCTGCAAGTCCCAGATAAACCCACGTAAGGGACTGAGAACCTCTCGTCCCATGTGGtgcactttcctctgattgattaCCCCTCtttacctattttacatatacctacccttcccCAATTGGTTTTTTCCACTGtcgtgcccacctttgagtggtgacTTTGTTTTAGCCttcttttttgcatactcacaatcAGCATGCACCCCTCCATTCTGAGCCCAAAAAAGCCCCTGAGCCAGCCACACTGGGAGAGAGACCACCTGACTTCCGGCGGGGGACCACCCTCgcctcccctctctgctgagagctgttttGTGCTCAATAAAACTCTTGTCTGCCCTCCTCACACTCTGGTTGTCAGCATAATCTCGTTCTTCTTGGaggcaggacaagaactcaggactcTGCGGACTGCAGGTACCAAGACAGCAATAACACTGTAaccctccatcccccacccccttcGGCTGCCCCACTCAACGGGAAGCAGTGGTCTGTTAATGCGCCCGTTTAGAGCTGTTAAGATGCCCGTTAGTCCGTCTGCAGACGTGGGTCGAAAAGAGCTGTGTGCACGCTGTAACACCCCCTCTCGGGCTTCGGGGTCGCGGGCGTCGTTGTTTGGGCGCCACGGTGTTCCCCTCGCCTGGACGCGGGAGTCCACTGTGGGAGTCACTTGCCACATGCCTGGTCCAGCTACAAGCCCCGTGTGGAGCCTGCTCCTATGCTGGCGGTTGGAGCAGCTCCCGGACCCCTACACCCAGTTGCTCGCACAACCCTCCTGCTGGGGGCTGAGAGCACAGTCACCGAGGCCACGGGATATGCCAAAGCGCAAGCCAGGTGCGGCCCGGCAGGCCTAGTGGGCAAACCTGGGCTGAGAGAGGCCTGGGCAGGGGCATCGCCCACCGCGGAGGTCTCCAGCTGGCAAAGCGGCACCGAAAAAAACCCTGCATCAGTTGTCTTTCATTAGTAGTGAGATCAAACATTTCTATATTACCACTTAGCTTAACATTTACATATTTCTGTGATTTGTTACTTTTAGGGTCACgcatatttttcttattcaacCTATAAAAATTCTATATCAGGCACATTATATGTTacttgaatatatttttccatattttaaagaaagaaatggatttaTTATTAACTGGAGTTCAAATGTCAAATGGATTACAGGACATGGAGAACTGACTGAGAGAATTACGGCAGAACTGTCTGCTTTGGTGGCATTTATGTCTACATCTCTGACTAGCAGTTCATTAAATATATTCTGTTGGGGAAACCAACAGATCCTAATTACCCAGGGACAGAGGAACAGAGACGCTCACAACGGGATGCTAGGAACTACTGAAAACAAGGATTTCTCCATCCCTTGAGGGGGCACTGTGCGTATCTCACAGACACAGAGGGGAGGCCCGAGCTGCGGAGGCGGGAGACCTGGGCTCACCTGGATGTTGTCGAAcctgaggcccggcatggtgaGGTTCTCCTTGTCCACGAACACGGCGCCGCGCTGCTGGGTGGCCACGGCCCGCAGGACTCCACGCGTAGCCTCGCCGGGGAGCCAGGCGTCATTCCTCCGGTCCATCTCGCTCATGCTCAGGGCGGTGGCAAAGGGGTCGTCACTCCCTGCAAACACTGCCTGGATGTGCGCGAAAGGCTCTGGCGACGCCGGGGGCACAGCTGCCTGGGGCCCTCGCATGGCCACGGGTTCGGGGCGCCCCTCGGTCCCGGGCACAGCCAGGGGAGGCGGGCTGGCCGGGGCCGGGGAGCCCGCGCCGGGGTTGCTGACGGAAATGAAGGCGGAGGTAGTGAAGGAGTCGAAGAAGTCCGAGGCCAAGGAGTGGCTGGCGGCCGTGTCTCCGAAGAACgtgctgaggctggggctgggctgcaCCACCTGGGGCGGCGTCCTGGCCGAGGCCTCGCTGGCGCCACCGAAGCTGGGCGACTTCACCATCTGCGGCTCGAAGCCGTCCCCGGAGGCCGGGGGCGCGCGCTGGCTGAAGATGGTGCACACCGGGACCGGCTCCGCAACGGGAGGCTCCTGCTCCGGGCGCGCGGCTTCGCTGCCTGGGACCTCGCGGGCCGCGTCCTGTCTCGGGGCCCCTCCGCTACTGGGTGCCGCGTCCTCGGGCGCACAGTCGCCGTCGACCTCGCCGCTGGGACTCGGGGTGCCCGCGGGCTCCGGGCCTGGGTCGCCTTCCCCTCCGGGCTCAGCTTCGTCCCGCGCTCGGCCCAGGTCGCCCGCGTCGCCTTCGCTGTTGTTGGGGGAGTCGGAGATGAGGACGCTCTCCATCATGTGTTCGTTCAGCTTGTCCCCGAGAGGACTCGAGCCTTCCGATGCGGTCTCGTTCTCTTCGGATCCAAACTCATCTCCGCCAAGATCGATGGTTTCCTCGTGGAAGAGCAACCCCTGCTCCTCCGGAGGCGCGAGCTGAGGCGGGTGCGGGGACTCCGGGGCCGGGGTCTCCTCTCCGCCGCCAGCGTCCTCCATGACCCTGAAAGTAAAGACAGAAAGAAGGCTCCTGAGCGTGATCTTCATTCACCTCAACCGAAAAATGAGTATTGCTTATAGATTCAAATGACTCAGACTTCCATTTCTCCAGCTTCTTATCCATGTGCTTTTgattatggtaaaatacacataaaattgaccaccttaagttcagtagtgttaactaTTTCTACATTtctgtgcaaccaatctccagaacacttttcatcttgcaaaactaaaattctATCCCCATTAAACATTCCCCCGTATACCCATCTCTCCCTGCCTAGAGCATCCGCCATTCTACTATAAAATAAGTGGAATCACCCGATAACTGTCTTCTTGTGACTGGCTGATTTTACTTAGCATAAAGTCCTCAAGGGCTATTTATGCTACAGCTTGGTcagagtttccttcctttttatggatgaaaaatattccatggtatgcgtacactacattttgtttatccagctATCTGTTGTTGAACACATGGGTTGCTCCCATCTTTTAGCTAATTGCGGATGCTGCTGCAATGAACGTGGCTGTACAAACAgct
It includes:
- the TRAPPC12 gene encoding trafficking protein particle complex subunit 12 isoform X2; this encodes MEDAGGGEETPAPESPHPPQLAPPEEQGLLFHEETIDLGGDEFGSEENETASEGSSPLGDKLNEHMMESVLISDSPNNSEGDAGDLGRARDEAEPGGEGDPGPEPAGTPSPSGEVDGDCAPEDAAPSSGGAPRQDAAREVPGSEAARPEQEPPVAEPVPVCTIFSQRAPPASGDGFEPQMVKSPSFGGASEASARTPPQVVQPSPSLSTFFGDTAASHSLASDFFDSFTTSAFISVSNPGAGSPAPASPPPLAVPGTEGRPEPVAMRGPQAAVPPASPEPFAHIQAVFAGSDDPFATALSMSEMDRRNDAWLPGEATRGVLRAVATQQRGAVFVDKENLTMPGLRFDNIQGDAVKDLMLRFLGEKAAAKRQVLNADSVEQSFVGLKQLISCRNWRAAVDLCGRLLTAHGQGYGKSGLPTSHTTDSLQLWFVRLALLVKLGLFQNAEMEFEPFGNLDQPDLYYEYYPHVYPGRRGSMVPFSMRILHAELQQYLGNPQESLDRLHRVKTVCSKILANLEQGLAEDGGMSSVTQEGRQASVRLWRSRLGRVMYSMANCLLLMKDYVLAVEAYHSVIKYYPEQEPQLLSGIGRISLQIGDIKTAEKYFQDVEKVTHKLDGLQGKIMVLMNSLGVRKGHHCWHSSRSGSCALVFCGRTHSVVRVHVREETRLGQSRHPGSERVNEAGVRF
- the TRAPPC12 gene encoding trafficking protein particle complex subunit 12 isoform X3, whose amino-acid sequence is MEDAGGGEETPAPESPHPPQLAPPEEQGLLFHEETIDLGGDEFGSEENETASEGSSPLGDKLNEHMMESVLISDSPNNSEGDAGDLGRARDEAEPGGEGDPGPEPAGTPSPSGEVDGDCAPEDAAPSSGGAPRQDAAREVPGSEAARPEQEPPVAEPVPVCTIFSQRAPPASGDGFEPQMVKSPSFGGASEASARTPPQVVQPSPSLSTFFGDTAASHSLASDFFDSFTTSAFISVSNPGAGSPAPASPPPLAVPGTEGRPEPVAMRGPQAAVPPASPEPFAHIQAVFAGSDDPFATALSMSEMDRRNDAWLPGEATRGVLRAVATQQRGAVFVDKENLTMPGLRFDNIQGDAVKDLMLRFLGEKAAAKRQVLNADSVEQSFVGLKQLIILANLEQGLAEDGGMSSVTQEGRQASVRLWRSRLGRVMYSMANCLLLMKDYVLAVEAYHSVIKYYPEQEPQLLSGIGRISLQIGDIKTAEKYFQDVEKVTHKLDGLQGKIMVLMNRAFLHLGQNNFAEAHRFFTEILRMDPTNAVANNNAAVCLLYLGKLKDSLRQLEAMVQQDPRHYLHESVLFNLTTMYELESSRSMQKKQALLEAVASKEGDSFNTQCLKLA